CTGATCTGTGATCGGCTTATCCGTGGATGAAGAACGGGAGTTTCTCCATGGAGACTACACTTGAGTTTCTCACAACTAGCAAGCCTGGACGTGAGGTTCATCGTCAATGGTCGGACGAGGTCAAAGCGAAGAGCGTTTCGGAAAGCTTGCGGCCCGGCACGACGGTCAATGAAGTTGCGCAGCGCTATGGGTTGCG
The window above is part of the Rhizobium glycinendophyticum genome. Proteins encoded here:
- a CDS encoding transposase, producing METTLEFLTTSKPGREVHRQWSDEVKAKSVSESLRPGTTVNEVAQRYGLRANTLSTWRTMARQGKLILPVICH